The following coding sequences lie in one Gouania willdenowi chromosome 5, fGouWil2.1, whole genome shotgun sequence genomic window:
- the inka1b gene encoding PAK4-inhibitor inka2: protein MRCLGDSSDCLRDHMDYMMRSMQDLKQLRRPRPLSEPCVQGQTFSVTRLCKQKARQERLTSRSSDASETSAYDSACCLASPLEEDEEEQQKRERLAQDSPSSEKSVDFDSGYSEASWQDEGVVLRRSRNVRVSSSACLRTNRGPMEHIRPKSTSDACLERWTSFEACDPEDWTTLLLSRGRNRQPLVLGDNSFADLIKNWMDLPDCPEPAELKQSGGRRLAKDILGNMRRRLAGKSKGVALRQKPADSSRVSRRAEATKRMSCPVGNQAFKPFFHQSHTGLNQLDTDFSQFTALMKTGSRQPIICNDINGYI from the coding sequence CGATGTTTAGGTGACTCCTCTGACTGCCTACGTGACCACATGGACTACATGATGAGATCCATGCAGGACTTGAAGCAGCTCAGGAGGCCACGGCCACTAAGCGAACCATGTGTTCAAGGTCAAACTTTCTCTGTGACACGGCTTTGCAAACAGAAAGCACGTCAGGAGCGCCTCACTAGTCGCTCCTCTGATGCCAGTGAAACCAGTGCCTACGACTCTGCTTGCTGCCTGGCCAGCCCATTGGAAGAAGACGAGGAGGAACAACAGAAACGTGAACGTCTCGCCCAAGACTCCCCCAGCAGTGAGAAGAGTGTGGACTTTGACTCGGGTTATTCTGAGGCTTCTTGGCAGGATGAAGGTGTGGTGCTGAGAAGAAGCAGGAACGTACGAGTCTCTTCTTCGGCCTGCCTTCGCACTAACAGAGGACCAATGGAGCACATTCGGCCCAAATCCACCTCTGATGCTTGTTTGGAGCGATGGACTTCATTTGAGGCGTGCGATCCGGAGGACTGGACGACGTTGCTGCTGAGCCGCGGCAGGAACAGGCAACCCCTAGTTCTGGGGGACAACAGTTTTGCTGATCTAATAAAGAACTGGATGGACCTCCCAGACTGTCCCGAACCAGCAGAACTTAAACAAAGTGGAGGTCGGCGTCTTGCCAAAGACATCTTAGGGAACATGCGACGGAGACTCGCAGGGAAGTCCAAAGGTGTGGCGCTGAGGCAAAAGCCAGCAGACTCATCCAGGGTCAGCAGGAGGGCCGAGGCTACAAAACGCATGTCGTGTCCTGTGGGAAACCAGGCTTTCAAACCCTTCTTTCATCAGTCCCACACTGGGCTGAACCAGCTGGACACTGACTTCTCTCAGTTTACTGCTCTCATGAAGACAGGCAGCAGACAGCCCATCATTTGTAATGATATCAATGGATATATCTGA